The following proteins are encoded in a genomic region of Glycine soja cultivar W05 chromosome 17, ASM419377v2, whole genome shotgun sequence:
- the LOC114393988 gene encoding BTB/POZ and TAZ domain-containing protein 1-like — MAPQTISILNLLPEPDVFIHTSHGTRIPAHAPILASMSPVLENLIDRPRKHRSSERIIQIHGVPCDAVTAFVRFLYSSRCTEEEIDQYGMHLLALSHVYMVQQLKQRCIKGLTHRLTTESVVDVLQLARLCDAPDLHLRCMKLLAKNFKAVEATEGWKFLVKHDPWLELDILRFIDEHETRKKKSRRYRMEQGIYAELSEAMECLEHICYEGCTHVGPYDAEVKRERTPCGRFATCQGLQVLIRHFATCEKKVRGGCVRCKRMWQLFRLHSYVCHDTDSSCKVPFCRQFQLRMQQEKRKDDAKWKLLARKVASAKVMSSLSLPKRKRDEETRVTMDNPGIRSFKLL; from the exons ATGGCTCCCCAAACCATTTCCATTCTCAACCTCTTACCAGAACCTGATGTCTTCATTCACACTTCCCATGGAACACGCATTCCAGCCCACGCACCCATTCTGGCTTCTATGTCCCCGGTTCTGGAGAACTTGATAGATCGCCCACGTAAGCATCGGAGCTCCGAGAGAATAATCCAAATCCACGGCGTCCCCTGCGACGCTGTCACCGCCTTCGTCCGATTCCTCTACTCCTCCAG GTGTACGGAGGAAGAGATTGACCAGTACGGGATGCACCTCCTTGCATTGTCCCACGTGTACATGGTGCAGCAACTGAAACAGAGGTGCATCAAGGGTTTGACCCACCGTTTGACGACGGAGAGCGTCGTCGACGTGCTGCAACTCGCGCGTCTCTGCGACGCGCCGGATCTCCACCTCCGCTGCATGAAGCTCCTCGCCAAGAATTTCAAGGCGGTGGAAGCAACCGAGGGATGGAAGTTCCTCGTGAAACACGACCCCTGGCTCGAACTCGACATTCTCCGCTTCATCGACGAACACGAAACA AGGAAAAAGAAATCGAGGAGGTATAGGATGGAACAGGGGATATACGCGGAGCTGAGCGAGGCGATGGAGTGTTTGGAACACATATGCTATGAGGGGTGCACCCACGTTGGACCGTACGACGCGGAGGTGAAGAGGGAGAGGACGCCGTGTGGGAGATTCGCCACGTGCCAGGGTCTTCAGGTTCTGATCCGCCACTTTGCCACGTGCGAGAAGAAGGTGCGCGGTGGCTGCGTGCGGTGCAAGAGAATGTGGCAGCTCTTTCGACTCCATTCCTATGTTTGTCACGACACCGATTCCTCCTGCAAGGTTCCCTTTTGCag GCAATTTCAATTGAGAATGCagcaagagaaaaggaaagatgaTGCTAAGTGGAAACTACTAGCGAGGAAGGTGGCCTCAGCCAAAGTCATGTCTTCATTGTCACTGCCAAAGAGGAAGCGAGATGAAGAAACAAGAGTGACGATGGACAATCCCGGGATTAGAAGTTTTAAATTACTATGa
- the LOC114393437 gene encoding vignain-like isoform X3 translates to MLNTIVKDLESEEGLWDLYERWRSHHTVSRSLDEKHNRFNVFKGNVMHVHSSNKMDKPYKLKLNRFADMTNHEFRSIYAGSKVNHHRMFRGTPRGNGTFMYQNVDRVPSSVDWRKKGAVTDVKDQGQCGSCWAFSTIVAVEGINQIKTHKLVPLSEQELVDCDTTQNQGCNGGLMESAFEFIKQYGITTASNYPYEAKDGTCDASKVNEPAVSIDGHENVPVNNEAALLKAVAHQPVSVAIEAGGIDFQFYSEGVFTGNCGTALDHGVAIVGYGTTQDGTKYWTVKNSWGSEWGEKGYIRMKRSISVKKGLCGIAMEASYPIKKSSSKPREHSSYPKDEL, encoded by the exons ATGCTCAATACCATCGTTAAG GACCTGGAATCCGAGGAAGGGTTGTGGGATTTGTACGAGAGATGGAGGAGCCACCACACGGTTTCTCGAAGCCTCGATGAGAAGCACAACCGCTTCAACGTGTTCAAAGGCAACGTGATGCATGTCCACAGTTCCAATAAAATGGACAAGCCTTACAAGCTGAAGTTGAACAGGTTCGCTGACATGACCAACCATGAATTCAGGAGCATCTATGCTGGCTCCAAGGTTAATCATCACAGAATGTTCAGAGGCACGCCACGTGGGAATGGTACTTTCATGTATCAGAACGTTGACAGGGTTCCTTCTTCCGTAGATTGGAGGAAGAAAGGTGCTGTCACTGATGTAAAGGATCAAGGCCAATGCG GTAGTTGTTGGGCGTTTTCAACTATTGTAGCTGTTGAAGGTATTAACCAAATCAAGACACATAAGCTAGTTCCCTTGTCTGAGCAAGAACTTGTAGATTGTGACACTACACAAAATCAAGGATGCAATGGTGGGTTAATGGAATCTGCGTTCGAGTTTATCAAGCAATACGGTATAACTACAGCAAGCAATTACCCTTATGAAGCAAAAGATGGAACTTGTGATGCATCAAAG GTGAATGAACCTGCAGTGTCAATTGATGGCCATGAGAATGTCCCCGTGAACAATGAGGCCGCATTGCTCAAAGCTGTTGCCCATCAACCTGTATCGGTAGCCATTGAAGCTGGGGGAATTGACTTCCAGTTCTATTCAGag gGAGTATTTACGGGAAACTGTGGCACTGCTCTGGATCATGGGGTAGCAATTGTGGGCTATGGAACAACTCAAGATGGAACCAAATATTGGACAGTGAAGAACTCATGGGGATCCGAATGGGGAGAAAAGGGTTACATTAGAATGAAAAGGAGCATATCTGTCAAGAAAGGTCTTTGTGGCATAGCAATGGAAGCTTCCTATCCAATCAAAAAGTCCTCTAGCAAACCAAGGGAACATTCATCATATCCTAAAGACGAGCTTTAA
- the LOC114393437 gene encoding vignain-like isoform X1, which yields MLSLFPIFSIELILSKNNMEVKKVFFVALSFALVLRVAESFEFNEKDLESEEGLWDLYERWRSHHTVSRSLDEKHNRFNVFKGNVMHVHSSNKMDKPYKLKLNRFADMTNHEFRSIYAGSKVNHHRMFRGTPRGNGTFMYQNVDRVPSSVDWRKKGAVTDVKDQGQCGSCWAFSTIVAVEGINQIKTHKLVPLSEQELVDCDTTQNQGCNGGLMESAFEFIKQYGITTASNYPYEAKDGTCDASKVNEPAVSIDGHENVPVNNEAALLKAVAHQPVSVAIEAGGIDFQFYSEGVFTGNCGTALDHGVAIVGYGTTQDGTKYWTVKNSWGSEWGEKGYIRMKRSISVKKGLCGIAMEASYPIKKSSSKPREHSSYPKDEL from the exons ATGCTCTCTCTATTCCCCATCTTTTCCATTGAATTGATATTAAGCAAAAACAATATGGAAGTAaagaaagttttttttgttgctcTATCCTTTGCTTTGGTTCTGAGAGTTGCTGAGAGCTTTGAGTTCAATGAAAAGGACCTGGAATCCGAGGAAGGGTTGTGGGATTTGTACGAGAGATGGAGGAGCCACCACACGGTTTCTCGAAGCCTCGATGAGAAGCACAACCGCTTCAACGTGTTCAAAGGCAACGTGATGCATGTCCACAGTTCCAATAAAATGGACAAGCCTTACAAGCTGAAGTTGAACAGGTTCGCTGACATGACCAACCATGAATTCAGGAGCATCTATGCTGGCTCCAAGGTTAATCATCACAGAATGTTCAGAGGCACGCCACGTGGGAATGGTACTTTCATGTATCAGAACGTTGACAGGGTTCCTTCTTCCGTAGATTGGAGGAAGAAAGGTGCTGTCACTGATGTAAAGGATCAAGGCCAATGCG GTAGTTGTTGGGCGTTTTCAACTATTGTAGCTGTTGAAGGTATTAACCAAATCAAGACACATAAGCTAGTTCCCTTGTCTGAGCAAGAACTTGTAGATTGTGACACTACACAAAATCAAGGATGCAATGGTGGGTTAATGGAATCTGCGTTCGAGTTTATCAAGCAATACGGTATAACTACAGCAAGCAATTACCCTTATGAAGCAAAAGATGGAACTTGTGATGCATCAAAG GTGAATGAACCTGCAGTGTCAATTGATGGCCATGAGAATGTCCCCGTGAACAATGAGGCCGCATTGCTCAAAGCTGTTGCCCATCAACCTGTATCGGTAGCCATTGAAGCTGGGGGAATTGACTTCCAGTTCTATTCAGag gGAGTATTTACGGGAAACTGTGGCACTGCTCTGGATCATGGGGTAGCAATTGTGGGCTATGGAACAACTCAAGATGGAACCAAATATTGGACAGTGAAGAACTCATGGGGATCCGAATGGGGAGAAAAGGGTTACATTAGAATGAAAAGGAGCATATCTGTCAAGAAAGGTCTTTGTGGCATAGCAATGGAAGCTTCCTATCCAATCAAAAAGTCCTCTAGCAAACCAAGGGAACATTCATCATATCCTAAAGACGAGCTTTAA
- the LOC114391832 gene encoding alpha/beta hydrolase domain-containing protein 17B-like, with protein sequence MGGVTSSMAAKMAFFPPSPPSYEVVEEAATGALVLEAFPRRENVRVVKFGTRRGSEIVGVYIAHPMAKSTILYSHGNAADIGHMLELYVDLSTHLRVNLFGYDYSGYGQSSGKPSENNTYADIEAAYKYLEENYGTKQEDIILYGQSVGSGPTLDLATRLPRLRAVVLHSPILSGLRVMYPVKRTYWFDIYKNIDKIPLVKCPVLIIHGTDDEVVDCSHGKHLWELCKEKYEPLWLKGGNHCNLELYPEYLRHLRKFISIIEKSPSQWQTLWRSIGGVEEARRSVDCFEAPRMSADLRDKPRKSTDKQEQLKFQGHKLSNVETVEKSRISFDHVAGSQRNKENHDKSRKSVDVHFGRTRKSLDWLDKIRAR encoded by the exons ATGGGTGGTGTAACTTCTTCTATGGCGGCGAAGATGGCGTTTTTTCCGCCTAGCCCGCCGTCGTACGAGGTGGTGGAGGAAGCGGCGACGGGGGCGTTGGTGTTGGAGGCATTTCCTCGGCGCGAGAACGTGAGGGTGGTGAAATTCGGGACTCGACGTGGAAGTGAGATTGTTGGGGTGTATATTGCGCACCCCATGGCCAAATCCACCATCCTTTACTCTCATGGGAATGCGGCTGATATCGGACACATGCTTGAGCTCTATGTGGATCTAAGTACCCACTTGCGTGTTAATCTTTTTGG ATATGATTACTCTGGTTATGGGCAGTCATCAGGAAAG CCAAGTGAGAATAATACTTATGCTGACATTGAAGCTGCATATAAGTATCTTGAAGAGAACTATGGTACTAAGCAGGAAGACATAATCCTTTATGGTCAATCAGTTGGAAGTGGTCCTACTTTGGATCTTGCCACTCGTTTACCCCGACTAAGGGCTGTTGTTCTCCACAGTCCTATACTATCAGGATTGAGAGTCATGTACCCTGTGAAACGGACATATTGGTTTGACATTTACAAG AACATTGACAAAATTCCATTGGTGAAGTGTCCAGTGCTGATAATTCAT GGAACCGATGATGAGGTTGTCGATTGCTCTCATGGCAAGCATTTGTGGGAACTTTGTAAAGAGAAGTATGAACCTTTATGGCTCAAAGGAGGGAACCACTGTAATCTGGAACTCTATCCAGAATACCTTCGACATCTCAGAAAATTCATATCGATAATAGAAAAGTCACCATCACAATGGCAAACTTTGTGGAGAAGCATAGGTGGAGTTGAAGAAGCCAGAAGAAGTGTTGATTGTTTTGAAGCTCCAAGGATGAGTGCTGATCTAAGGGACAAACCAAGGAAAAGCACTGATAAACAAGAACAACTGAAATTTCAAGGGCATAAGTTGAGTAATGTTGAAACAGTAGAGAAATCAAGGATCTCTTTTGACCATGTGGCAGGATcacaaagaaacaaagagaaCCACGATAAATCCCGGAAAAGTGTTGATGTTCATTTTGGGAGGACGAGGAAGAGCCTTGACTGGCTGGATAAAATTCGAGCTCGCTGA
- the LOC114393435 gene encoding autophagy-related protein 16-like, producing the protein MAKARKSQEEIASEAIKHALKALRKRHLLEEAAHAPTVLALSRPIVSQGSEWKEKAENLQMELQQCYKAQSRLSEQLVVEVAESRASKTSLQEKENALADLQKELTELRDECSQLKVDLEEKIKSLELVVSENSELKAQLEQMTTKANKAEAENKMLIDRWMLEKMKDAERLNEANTLYEEMVEKLRASGLEQLARQQVDGIVRRSEEGAEFFFDSNIPSTCKYRLRAHEGGCASMLFEYNSSKLITGGQDRLVKMWDANTGSLSSTLHGCLGSVLDLTITHDNQSVIAASSSNNLYVWDVNSGRVRHTLTGHTDKVCAVDVSKISSRHVVSAAYDRTIKVWDLVKGYCTNTVIFRSNCNSLSFSMDGQTIFSGHVDGNLRLWDIQTGKLLSEVAAHSLAVTSLSLSRNGNVVLTSGRDNLHNLFDVRSLEVCGTLKAMGNRVASNWSRSCISPDDNHVAAGSADGSVYIWSISKGDIVSTLKEHTSSVLCCRWSGIAKPLASADKNGIVCVWT; encoded by the exons ATGGCGAAAGCACGCAAGTCGCAAGAAGAAATTGCGAGTGAAGCCATCAAGCATGCTTTGAAGGCTCTGCGGAAGCGCCATTTGCTTGAGGAAGCTGCTCATGCTCCCACTGTTCTAGCTCTTTCTAGACCCATCGTTTCTCAG GGCTCTGAGTGGAAAGAGAAAGCAGAGAATCTTCAAATGGAACTTCAGCAATGCTACAAAGCTCAATCTCGCCTGTCTGAGCAACTTGTTGTGGAAGTAGCTGAGTCCAGAGCTTCGAAAACGTCTcttcaagagaaagaaaatgcattggCTGATCTGCAGAAGGAGTTGACTGAATTGAG GGATGAGTGCTCTCAATTGAAGGTGGACttggaagaaaaaattaaatctctGGAACTGGTTGTCAGTGAGAATTCTGAACTTAAAGCACAACTGGAGCAGATGACTACTAAAGCCAATAAAGCTGAAGCTGAAAACAAGATGTTGATTGACCGCTGGATGTTAGAAAAGATGAAGGATGCTGAACGCCTAAATGAG GCCAACACACTGTATGAAGAGATGGTTGAGAAACTAAGGGCCAGTGGTTTAGAACAACTTGCAAGGCAGCAGGTGGATGGTATAGTTCGCCGAAGTGAAGAAGGTGCTGAATTCTTTTTTGATTCAAACATCCCTTCCACATGTAAATACAGGCTTCGTGCACATGAAGGTGGTTGTGCTTCCATGTTGTTTGAGTACAATTCCAGTAAATTGATTACTGGGGGACAGGATCGGTTAGTTAAAATGTGGGATGCAAATACAGGATCCTTAAGTTCTACTCTTCATGGCTGCCTTGGCTCAGTATTGGATCTCACAATCACCCACGATAATCAATCTGTCATTGCTGCAAGCAGCTCAAACAACTTGTATGTATGGGATGTCAACTCAGGTCGTGTCCGTCATACCCTTACTGGCCACACTGATAAAGTTTGTGCTGTTGATGTCAGCAAGATTTCAAGTCGTCATGTTGTCAGTGCTGCCTATGATCGTACCATAAAAGTTTGGGACTTAGTGAAAGGTTACTGCACAAACACAGTAATTTTTCGCAGCAACTGCAATTCTCTTTCCTTCAGCATGGATGGTCAAACCATATTTTCTGGGCATGTTGATGGTAACCTTCGGCTATGGGACATTCAAACTGGAAAGTTACTTAGTGAGGTTGCTGCCCATTCACTTGCAGTCACGTCACTATCCCTTTCCCGAAATGGAAATGTTGTACTGACCAGTGGAAGGGACAATTTACACAATTTGTTTGATGTGCGATCTCTGGAAGTTTGTGGCACATTAAAAGCCATGGGAAACAGAGTGGCTTCTAATTGGAGTCGCTCCTGTATCAGCCCAGATGACAATCATGTTGCTGCTGGGTCTGCTGATGGATCTGTCTATATTTGGTCAATATCTAAAGGTGATATAGTCAGTACTCTGAAGGAACACACTTCCTCTGTTCTGTGTTGTAGGTGGAGCGGAATTGCAAAACCCCTAGCTTCAGCTGATAAGAATGGGATTGTTTGCGTCTGGACATAA
- the LOC114393437 gene encoding vignain-like isoform X2: MQPKNDPSITQYKDLESEEGLWDLYERWRSHHTVSRSLDEKHNRFNVFKGNVMHVHSSNKMDKPYKLKLNRFADMTNHEFRSIYAGSKVNHHRMFRGTPRGNGTFMYQNVDRVPSSVDWRKKGAVTDVKDQGQCGSCWAFSTIVAVEGINQIKTHKLVPLSEQELVDCDTTQNQGCNGGLMESAFEFIKQYGITTASNYPYEAKDGTCDASKVNEPAVSIDGHENVPVNNEAALLKAVAHQPVSVAIEAGGIDFQFYSEGVFTGNCGTALDHGVAIVGYGTTQDGTKYWTVKNSWGSEWGEKGYIRMKRSISVKKGLCGIAMEASYPIKKSSSKPREHSSYPKDEL; the protein is encoded by the exons ATGCAACCGAAAAATGATCCTTCAATAACTCAATATAAG GACCTGGAATCCGAGGAAGGGTTGTGGGATTTGTACGAGAGATGGAGGAGCCACCACACGGTTTCTCGAAGCCTCGATGAGAAGCACAACCGCTTCAACGTGTTCAAAGGCAACGTGATGCATGTCCACAGTTCCAATAAAATGGACAAGCCTTACAAGCTGAAGTTGAACAGGTTCGCTGACATGACCAACCATGAATTCAGGAGCATCTATGCTGGCTCCAAGGTTAATCATCACAGAATGTTCAGAGGCACGCCACGTGGGAATGGTACTTTCATGTATCAGAACGTTGACAGGGTTCCTTCTTCCGTAGATTGGAGGAAGAAAGGTGCTGTCACTGATGTAAAGGATCAAGGCCAATGCG GTAGTTGTTGGGCGTTTTCAACTATTGTAGCTGTTGAAGGTATTAACCAAATCAAGACACATAAGCTAGTTCCCTTGTCTGAGCAAGAACTTGTAGATTGTGACACTACACAAAATCAAGGATGCAATGGTGGGTTAATGGAATCTGCGTTCGAGTTTATCAAGCAATACGGTATAACTACAGCAAGCAATTACCCTTATGAAGCAAAAGATGGAACTTGTGATGCATCAAAG GTGAATGAACCTGCAGTGTCAATTGATGGCCATGAGAATGTCCCCGTGAACAATGAGGCCGCATTGCTCAAAGCTGTTGCCCATCAACCTGTATCGGTAGCCATTGAAGCTGGGGGAATTGACTTCCAGTTCTATTCAGag gGAGTATTTACGGGAAACTGTGGCACTGCTCTGGATCATGGGGTAGCAATTGTGGGCTATGGAACAACTCAAGATGGAACCAAATATTGGACAGTGAAGAACTCATGGGGATCCGAATGGGGAGAAAAGGGTTACATTAGAATGAAAAGGAGCATATCTGTCAAGAAAGGTCTTTGTGGCATAGCAATGGAAGCTTCCTATCCAATCAAAAAGTCCTCTAGCAAACCAAGGGAACATTCATCATATCCTAAAGACGAGCTTTAA